A genomic stretch from Komagataeibacter xylinus includes:
- a CDS encoding GNAT family N-acetyltransferase — protein MIETKRLCLSLHQMTDFHDLHTMWSDPDVVRHISCVPSSEQECWFRLLRYRGLWDLLGYGYWCVRTKADGRYVGDVGFADWKRDIEPSLDAAPEAGWVLARWAHGKGFATEALQAALAWMDGRGVDRTVCIIAPEHATSCRVAEKCGYFLKGSACFRAEQTLLLQRKRDDR, from the coding sequence GTGATCGAAACCAAAAGATTGTGTCTCTCGCTTCATCAGATGACGGATTTCCACGATCTACATACGATGTGGAGCGATCCGGATGTCGTTCGACACATCAGCTGTGTTCCATCGTCGGAACAGGAGTGCTGGTTTCGCCTTCTTCGCTATCGGGGCCTGTGGGATCTTCTGGGTTATGGATACTGGTGTGTCCGCACGAAAGCGGATGGGCGCTATGTCGGCGATGTCGGCTTCGCCGATTGGAAGCGCGATATCGAGCCATCTCTGGACGCTGCGCCGGAAGCCGGCTGGGTTCTGGCGCGCTGGGCGCATGGCAAGGGATTTGCGACCGAAGCCCTTCAGGCTGCATTGGCATGGATGGACGGGCGCGGCGTGGATCGCACGGTCTGTATCATCGCACCGGAACACGCGACGTCGTGCAGGGTCGCGGAGAAATGCGGATATTTTCTGAAAGGCAGCGCTTGTTTCCGAGCGGAGCAGACGCTGCTTTTACAGCGCAAGAGGGACGATCGGTGA
- a CDS encoding TetR/AcrR family transcriptional regulator, producing the protein MREPVPIHQIVVEARELFREYGYEGASMRDLADRVGLRPQSLYTRFPSKESLVPAVLALTLDDTLVDLPDPAGDWRAAWRMLIGRIAETFEARGRCVGLHLAYGVTAQTPDARDAVRTFFARLRDAMAGILDAGEVSEPVSVATDTLAQLEGATLWITTEGDMEPLRHAVERALCIGDREGRPL; encoded by the coding sequence ATGAGAGAACCCGTTCCTATCCACCAGATCGTTGTCGAAGCCCGCGAACTGTTTCGCGAATATGGCTACGAAGGGGCATCCATGCGCGATCTGGCCGATCGCGTGGGTCTGCGTCCGCAAAGCCTCTACACGCGCTTTCCGTCGAAGGAATCGCTGGTGCCAGCAGTGCTGGCCCTGACTCTCGACGATACGCTGGTCGATCTTCCGGATCCAGCGGGGGACTGGCGTGCTGCCTGGCGGATGCTGATCGGGAGGATCGCGGAGACGTTCGAGGCACGAGGGCGCTGCGTGGGATTGCATCTCGCGTATGGCGTGACGGCGCAGACACCGGACGCTCGGGACGCGGTGCGGACGTTTTTCGCACGATTGCGCGATGCGATGGCCGGGATTCTGGACGCCGGGGAAGTTTCTGAACCGGTATCCGTCGCGACGGATACACTCGCGCAACTCGAAGGGGCAACGCTCTGGATCACGACCGAGGGCGACATGGAACCGCTCCGGCATGCTGTGGAACGTGCCCTGTGTATTGGTGATCGGGAAGGGAGACCACTGTGA
- a CDS encoding zinc-binding dehydrogenase, which yields MDASVTTYRAWSWHAPGEPEQLQLVDRAFVSPGPGEIVVRNTMIALNPVDWKVIAASPDGWRPGHVPGVDGVGIVAEVGDGVSIPLGTRIAYHQGIGKPGSFAEYTIVDADCALVIPDGVSDESAAGIPCPGLTAWQALAKVPDMPNRDVLVTGAGGAVSLILVQLALRRNWRVWATASPAHHKRLLALGVAGTFDYRDERWRAQLTVALGPRRLFAVFDTTSGAYARGLAPLVGYNGHLVCIQDRLESPPLPPFTTALSLHEVALNSAHGHATAENWREWRQAGAQLLDAVRIGALGLQPHIVTAFDDLPASLSALKHGRIKGKKILVRIEA from the coding sequence ATGGACGCTTCCGTAACGACATACCGTGCCTGGAGCTGGCACGCGCCGGGCGAGCCCGAACAGCTTCAACTGGTGGACCGGGCCTTCGTGTCTCCAGGACCGGGTGAGATCGTCGTGCGGAATACCATGATCGCGCTCAATCCCGTTGACTGGAAAGTCATTGCCGCCAGTCCCGACGGATGGAGGCCGGGGCATGTGCCGGGCGTGGACGGTGTCGGAATCGTCGCGGAGGTCGGCGACGGCGTGAGTATCCCCCTGGGAACGCGGATCGCATATCATCAGGGGATCGGCAAACCGGGTAGCTTCGCGGAATATACGATCGTGGATGCCGATTGTGCGCTCGTTATTCCCGACGGTGTCAGCGACGAGAGCGCCGCCGGAATTCCGTGTCCGGGGCTGACGGCGTGGCAGGCGCTCGCCAAGGTACCGGATATGCCGAACCGGGATGTACTGGTGACCGGGGCTGGCGGCGCTGTGTCGCTGATCCTGGTGCAACTGGCATTGCGTCGGAACTGGCGTGTCTGGGCGACCGCGTCGCCGGCTCATCACAAACGGCTGCTTGCGTTGGGCGTTGCCGGTACGTTCGATTATCGCGATGAGCGCTGGCGTGCGCAATTGACCGTAGCACTCGGGCCGCGCCGCCTCTTTGCTGTATTCGACACCACGAGCGGGGCGTATGCACGCGGTCTGGCGCCACTGGTGGGGTATAACGGACATCTGGTCTGCATTCAGGATCGGCTGGAATCACCGCCTCTGCCGCCGTTCACGACGGCGCTGTCCCTGCATGAAGTCGCGCTGAACAGCGCGCACGGCCATGCGACGGCGGAGAACTGGCGGGAGTGGCGCCAGGCCGGAGCGCAGTTGCTCGACGCTGTGCGGATTGGTGCCCTCGGCCTCCAGCCGCATATAGTCACCGCGTTCGATGACCTGCCGGCAAGCCTCTCCGCCCTGAAGCACGGGCGCATCAAGGGGAAAAAGATTCTCGTGCGCATTGAGGCTTGA